A stretch of bacterium DNA encodes these proteins:
- a CDS encoding S53 family peptidase, with translation MKRLVWSLVALVVVASFPPVPTGAAGGLSDRFAHPPIHVRGKAKTSPIFYMPSQIRRAYGLDNVTSDGSGQVIAIVDAYDDPTIASDLQTFITQFGLGSMNGLSPQTACTVAAGPHPCFQKMFGPGPTPQTNSGWALEIALDVEWAHAIAPGADILLVEASTSSLSDLLGAVDVAVGNGAKAVSMSWGGPEFLTESLYDDHFSTPKGVTFTAASGDSGSGVLWPAASPYVVGVGGTTLQLDSSNNVISETAWSGSGGGISVAEKEPVYQTNFLVMSGGGRGVPDVSYVADPNTGVEVYDSTPYNGQIGWFTVGGTSVGTPQWAAIVALADQTRPAGSQPLYTTQTSSPFYYAANAMVYASNYRDITVGSNGRRSCRICSATVGYDFVTGLGSPLSNNLVPFLSGH, from the coding sequence ATGAAACGGTTGGTATGGTCGCTCGTTGCCCTCGTGGTGGTAGCCTCCTTTCCCCCGGTCCCGACTGGGGCCGCCGGAGGACTCTCTGATCGATTTGCCCATCCACCGATTCACGTGCGCGGGAAAGCCAAAACATCACCGATCTTCTACATGCCGTCTCAAATCCGACGGGCCTACGGTCTCGACAACGTGACCAGCGACGGGAGCGGTCAAGTCATCGCCATTGTCGATGCGTACGATGACCCCACCATTGCCAGCGATCTCCAAACGTTCATCACGCAATTCGGCTTGGGTTCGATGAACGGCCTGTCGCCCCAGACCGCGTGCACCGTGGCCGCGGGTCCTCATCCGTGCTTCCAAAAGATGTTCGGCCCGGGACCGACCCCCCAAACCAACTCGGGTTGGGCGCTCGAGATCGCGCTGGACGTGGAGTGGGCGCACGCCATCGCTCCCGGCGCCGATATCCTCCTCGTGGAGGCCAGCACCAGCTCGCTCTCCGACCTGCTCGGCGCGGTCGACGTTGCCGTAGGCAACGGGGCCAAGGCCGTGTCGATGAGTTGGGGCGGGCCGGAGTTCCTGACCGAGTCGCTGTACGACGACCACTTCAGTACTCCAAAGGGTGTGACCTTCACCGCTGCCTCGGGTGACAGCGGGTCCGGGGTCCTCTGGCCCGCGGCCTCGCCCTACGTCGTCGGCGTGGGCGGCACCACGCTGCAACTCGACAGCAGCAATAACGTCATCTCCGAAACCGCCTGGAGCGGATCCGGCGGCGGCATCAGCGTGGCCGAGAAGGAACCCGTCTATCAGACCAACTTCTTGGTGATGAGCGGAGGGGGCCGCGGCGTTCCGGATGTCTCTTACGTGGCAGATCCGAATACGGGCGTCGAAGTGTACGATTCGACTCCGTACAATGGCCAAATCGGGTGGTTTACGGTTGGGGGCACGAGTGTAGGCACCCCTCAGTGGGCCGCCATCGTCGCGTTGGCCGACCAGACGCGGCCGGCCGGGTCACAGCCGCTCTATACGACACAGACCAGCTCGCCTTTCTACTATGCGGCCAACGCGATGGTCTACGCGTCAAACTACCGGGACATCACGGTGGGCAGCAACGGCAGGCGGTCCTGCCGAATCTGTAGTGCCACCGTTGGGTACGATTTCGTCACGGGCCTAGGCAGCCCGCTGTCCAATAACCTTGTGCCGTTCCTGAGCGGGCATTAA
- the ruvX gene encoding Holliday junction resolvase RuvX, producing MTRILAVDLGTRRIGLALSDPTRSVATPLDTLIHRERGKDLAAVAALAGSHGVGRIVVGWPRNMDGTSGPAAKQAEAFAEALRRIVSVPVDLWDERLSTVAAERTLRDAGVRRDRRGLVRDRVAASLILQAYLSARPWEREQPPARS from the coding sequence CTGACCCGAATCCTGGCGGTCGATCTCGGGACCCGCCGGATCGGTCTTGCGCTGAGCGACCCGACCCGCTCGGTCGCCACTCCGCTCGACACGCTCATCCACCGCGAACGCGGGAAAGATCTCGCCGCGGTCGCCGCACTCGCCGGGTCCCACGGGGTCGGCCGCATCGTCGTCGGGTGGCCGCGGAACATGGACGGAACGTCAGGTCCGGCGGCAAAGCAGGCAGAAGCCTTTGCGGAGGCGTTACGACGGATCGTGTCGGTCCCGGTGGACCTGTGGGACGAGCGGCTCTCGACCGTGGCGGCCGAGCGCACGCTTCGCGATGCGGGTGTCAGGCGGGACCGGCGGGGCCTGGTCCGGGACCGGGTCGCCGCGTCGTTGATCCTTCAGGCGTATCTCAGTGCGCGGCCCTGGGAGCGGGAGCAGCCTCCGGCGCGGTCTTGA